The Ogataea parapolymorpha DL-1 chromosome III, whole genome shotgun sequence nucleotide sequence GGACGATCTAAGTGCCCTGAAGAGCGACTCGAAAAAACCACGCACGTTTTCCTCCGATGACTGTGAGCGTTTGGACGACAGTTTCACAGAAGACTCAGATCCTCCAATGACGAAGCACGACGAACGATTAGAGGCACACAAGTTAGATGATGATTCCACAAAGGAAGATTACACACGAAACGAAGTTTTGAGCTTGCGGACCCAAATGAAAAACGTGAACTCTTCTCCCCGCCAACTTACTCCCATTTCTGTCCGAGACAAACCAGACCAGTCTCCCATTTCGCGGCTTACGCCGATAAATCTATCCAAAGTTCGAAGCCAGACGGCGAAACACACTGTGGATCCAGCTTTCAAGTCAGATTTTGGTCCAGAAGACGGCTACATGACGCCTGAGCAAGAACTCGAGTTCTACACGCGATACTTTGTGAAAATTCCTCCCTTGGACTTTAACCGGGTGGACGATCCCATTGGCTGCATCAAGAGGGGTGCTCTACGCGGAAACCTGGGGCATTCATCGTCTGCTTCGTCTTTGATTGACGTTGTCACGCTAATGAGCAACAAAAGAAAGTTGGAATACTTGGATAACGAATTGCGCGACTACCACGAGAAAAATCAGTGGATCAACTTTAACGATCGAACTCTTTTGTCTCAGATTATATATTATGACTGATCTACGCTAATAAATTAGGctaccaaaaaaaaaaatctggggtatttatttttaatcATGATTGGAGCAGAACTCATTGCGGAAACGCTCCGGCAATTAGGAGTGGAGCATGTCTTTGGTATTGTTGGTATTCCAGTGGTTGAGGTAAGGTAGCATGATTTAATTCAACTAACCAGAAGATCGCTGATGCCTGCATTGAGAAAGGCATTCGGTTCATTCCCTTTAGAAACGAACAGCAAGCCTCTTTAGCAGCTTCAATATACGGCTATTTAACCAACAAGCCGGGGGTCTTACTAACTGTTGGAGGGCCAGGGATCGTCAATGCCCTGGCCGGCGTCTACAACGCCAACTCCAACAAATGGCCCCTCATGGTCATGGCCGGGTCAACTAAAATATGCCTACAAGGAAAAGGCGGATTTCAAGAACTGGATCAGGTCAGTCTAATGAAGCCATGGGCAAAAAGTAGCTTTCGTGCAGTTTTAAGCAGCCAAATACCACAGTTCCTCGAGAGGGCATATTGGACTTCTATAGCAGATGTTCCCGGGACGACCTATATCGACTTGCCAGACGACCTTATCAAACAAGAATGCTACGAAGATATTCGAGTGATGAAGTTCGATTTTTCATTACTCTCGACTATAACTCCAGAACTAACAAGAATAAAAAGGACCAGTGAACTCCTGAAAGATGCCAGGTTTCCGCTGCTGATAATTGGGAAGGGAGCAGCAAATGCATCAGAGACACTCAGACAGTTTGTGGGAACTCACCAAATCGCATTCCTTCCCACGCCAATGGGAAAAGGAATAATTCCGGATGCTTCCGATCGTAATGTTTCTTCTGCAAGGTCACTGGTTTTAAAGCATGCAGACGTGGTGCTAGTAGCAGGGGCCAGATTGAACTGGATTctccattttggagaaccTCCTAAATTCAACAAAGATGTCAAAATCGTTCAAATTGACACTGACGCCGGCGAGCTTGCGCGGAACGTGAGCACTTTAGAGCTGGGAATCCTGGGAGACGTGGGACGCACAATGAGCTCCGTCAGCGACCAATTGAATGGACACCAGTTTCCAGCGCTTCCAAAAATAGTCGTTGAGCTGATTGAGAAAAGAGAGCAAGCATTGCGACAACAGGAAGAAATTGTAAATGATGATCTTATGCCTAGTCACACTCAAGCACTAGCCGCCATTAGAAAACACATACCGGCTGATGCGAACATCGTGGCCGAGGGCGCTCGTACAATGGATCTGTCCCGACAGAGTTTGTATCTATGCGAGCCTCGCCAAAGATTGGATGCAGGGACCAATGGCACGATGGGCATTGGTTTGGCATATGCAGTGACAGCGAAACTGACTGAGGAAAATAAGCCGTTGATTGTCATACAAGGAGATTCCGCCTTTGGATTCTCGGCTATGGAGATCGAGACGCTGGTCCGAGAACGACTTCCCTGTCTGATAATAGTGCTCAATAATTCTGGAATATACAATGGAGTTGAAAACCCACGTGAGTATATTCCATACACCAAAAAACCACTCCCTTCGACGGCGTTGACTTTTGGAGTTCGGTACGAAAGGAtcagctgctcgttggGTGGGACCGGCTATTTTGTGCAGAAATgcaaggagctggatgaCGTATTGAAAAAAGGGATGGAAGACATGTTGAGCGGAAAAATTGTTTTAATCAACGTGTTGGTGAAACCACACGCAAAATTATAGCGGTAAGACTATATTTCTAAATTCAAAAAGTAGCAGTCTCATTCAGTTGGAACGAGTATTCTGGGATCTGCATACCTTGGGATCCTGTTTTCCCGTTTTTGTCATCCTTTTGGTCaggcttcttctttttgatgtACTTCGACTTCTCCCTCTCTTCCAACGGCGGTAACCTTGGTCTTCCACGCTTGCGTTTTTCCGAAGGTACATCTGGCTGAGGAGGTGGGAATTTGCGAGGTCGTCCTCGCTTGCGCTTTTCCCCGCCGGTTTCAGGCTTCTCGCGTTTAATTTCCTCGTCAGCTTTCGGTTCAGGCGTAGAAGACATTGCGGACTCAGGCTTATCAGTTGGTGATGTCTCTCTGCTCTCCGGACTCTTCGAAAGCGTGTAGGGGAGGAGGTTGGAGGAAGCCGGTCCCGTGTTTTTGGTGACTGGAGGCGGTAGAATATAATGCGGTTTGCTAGTCAATGACAGCGAGGAAATCGGAGACGGCACATCCGGAGGAAGACTGAGTACCGGGAGTTTCACAGATGAGCGAGGCGGTTCCGAAAGCATGTGGTCAGAGGTTCATAAATTTTCGTGTACtataaattaattaaatcagaaaaaaattcccaaaaattccaataAATTAatagaaaataaaaaaataaattaattcTGATAACACATTGTCGTGTGTCACACACAGTGCTATTGTATATAGATTTACCTCTAACATGCACAATGATTTGTTGTTCTAGGAAATGGGATGGTGTCGCGTATATTCTCAGCTCCACTCATATATTGGAGTAATCTTTCAAAACCCATGCCAAACCCTCCATGTGGCACGCTTCCGTTCTTTCTGAGGTTAAGGTACCATTGTAGCGGACCAATATCCATTTGCCGGTCAGCAGTCTCCTGCTCCAATTTTTGCAGATCATGCTCTCTCAAAGAACCGCCAATTAGCTCTCCAATTTGTGGAATCAGCAAATCGTAACAAGCCACGGTTTTACCATcattgttttttttcatgtaAAAAGGTTTTTGGTCTTCAGGATAGTTCGTCACGAACACAGGGCCCTTATAATATTCGCCAGCAAGCCACTTTTCGTGCTCAGAGCCCAGGCTGTCTCCCCACATTGGAACTGTCTTGAAGTTGGTTGAATTTTGGCGCACGAGATCTATAGCTTCTGAGTAAGTGATTTGAGTGTAAGTGCCATTTGCCAGCATGTCCCAACGTTGTTTAGTCTCCTCAGAAAATTCATCGAACCCACTGTTTTGAAGGGTGCGAGCTACGTAGCGCAGCATCTCTTCTGAGAATCGAGTCAATTGGCTCACGTCGTCAATAAAAGCTATCTCTGCCTCTAACATCCAAAATTCAGATAGATGGCGATTTGTGTCACTTTCCTCAGCACGAAAGCATGGAGTGAGCGTCCAGACACGACCTAAGGCTGCACATAAAACTTCAAGATGCAATTGAGTCGAAACTGTCATGTATGCTTTCTTACCAAAGAATTGCTCTCGACTGCCGAGCTTTGAATCTGACTCAATTCGGAAAAGCTCGCCGGCCCCCTCACAGTCACTACTTGTCACTGTTGGCGGATGGGTTTTGAAGAACGAGTGTTCGTCGAAAAATTTTGAGAAGGAAGATTCTAGTTTAGAGCTCATCCGAAGAATAGAGCCGGCCTCAGGCACTCTCCACCGATATTCAGGTATACTTCGTAGGAATTGGCTGGAATGTGTTTTCTTTTGCAGTGGATACAGCTCTTCAACTCCACCATATACCTGGATCTGCGATTCGGGCTGCTCAGTCACTTGTAGCTCGAAATTCTGTTTCCCCTTACCTTCTGTCCAGACACCTGATATTTGAACTCCAGCGCCGGTATTTAGTGCTTTTGGAATAAGTGAAGGTGGGCGAACGACACATTTGATGTCTCCGTGCGAGGAACCGTCGACGAGGTCGACAAATGCAACATTTTTGGATATTCTCAAAGATTTCACCCATCCATTGAGCTTAATCTTGTCGCCAATCTGGGGAGGGTTTTGTGCAATGTCCTTGATAGACTTGGGTAATATCCACCCAGATCCACTCGAATATCGCCGAAATTGGCGCCGCAGATCCGTCCGGAGAGATACATACATTATTTCCCTGAAGTGTATATATTAGCACGAAATTTTCCATTGATATCTACACCTCTACACCATCAGTAAGATCTACCGAACATAGTGAAGTTGACGGCCGGCTTGCCACATTTGACACACTTCTGGCCCTCTTTGAGCTCTGGCTGGTCGTATGGAATGCACAAAGATTTGGCACCCATGGACGGAGACTTCTCGTCGGTCTCATAGTCCTCTCCGTCATCCTTCTTTGCAGAGGAGTCTTTAATGTCGTCCTCGCACTCTGGAACTCCACACCATGGGGCAAGGATAacgttcttcttgtttAGAGCTGGAACGAAGTCCTTCCACTCGGTAACAATCTTTCTGTGGCTGTCATATTTCTCTTTGGCGGCATCGAAGAGAGATTTTTGGATGGCTTCCAGAAGCTTTGGCAGCTCAGTCTCGACAGTGTCGAGAGAAAGAGCAGTCTTTTCTCCATTATCTCTTCTCACGGCCATGACAGAGTTGTTGGCAATATCCTTAGGACCAACCTCCAATCT carries:
- a CDS encoding putative 2-hydroxyacyl-CoA lyase, which gives rise to MIGAELIAETLRQLGVEHVFGIVGIPVVEIADACIEKGIRFIPFRNEQQASLAASIYGYLTNKPGVLLTVGGPGIVNALAGVYNANSNKWPLMVMAGSTKICLQGKGGFQELDQVSLMKPWAKSSFRAVLSSQIPQFLERAYWTSIADVPGTTYIDLPDDLIKQECYEDIRVMKFDFSLLSTITPELTRIKRTSELLKDARFPLLIIGKGAANASETLRQFVGTHQIAFLPTPMGKGIIPDASDRNVSSARSLVLKHADVVLVAGARLNWILHFGEPPKFNKDVKIVQIDTDAGELARNVSTLELGILGDVGRTMSSVSDQLNGHQFPALPKIVVELIEKREQALRQQEEIVNDDLMPSHTQALAAIRKHIPADANIVAEGARTMDLSRQSLYLCEPRQRLDAGTNGTMGIGLAYAVTAKLTEENKPLIVIQGDSAFGFSAMEIETLVRERLPCLIIVLNNSGIYNGVENPREYIPYTKKPLPSTALTFGVRYERISCSLGGTGYFVQKCKELDDVLKKGMEDMLSGKIVLINVLVKPHAKL
- a CDS encoding putative secreted protein, with product MLSEPPRSSVKLPVLSLPPDVPSPISSLSLTSKPHYILPPPVTKNTGPASSNLLPYTLSKSPESRETSPTDKPESAMSSTPEPKADEEIKREKPETGGEKRKRGRPRKFPPPQPDVPSEKRKRGRPRLPPLEEREKSKYIKKKKPDQKDDKNGKTGSQGMQIPEYSFQLNETATF
- a CDS encoding Mitochondrial asparaginyl-tRNA synthetase, whose protein sequence is MLEAEIAFIDDVSQLTRFSEEMLRYVARTLQNSGFDEFSEETKQRWDMLANGTYTQITYSEAIDLVRQNSTNFKTVPMWGDSLGSEHEKWLAGEYYKGPVFVTNYPEDQKPFYMKKNNDGKTVACYDLLIPQIGELIGGSLREHDLQKLEQETADRQMDIGPLQWYLNLRKNGSVPHGGFGMGFERLLQYMSGAENIRDTIPFPRTTNHCAC